The Deinococcus koreensis genome window below encodes:
- a CDS encoding NPCBM/NEW2 domain-containing protein: MTTPSDSGSGASGHGTGRPNRIARAALALTLAGLLGACGSPANPGSGPSGGPGPGPTDPYAGGKTHPWSDADPMAAAVPSGLHDLDTLPSLSASNSWGPIEKNLSNGEQGKGDGRPLSVGGETFARGLGMHAQGQIRYRLDGRCTSLTARVGIDDEVGNRGSAAFLVSGDGVRLFDSGLRRGGERALGLTVRLSGVRELTLTVTDGGDGIAYDHADWAAATLDCRVSPPPPAPSAFTYAAVAAQPDRVSEAQGEVVGGRLYVFGGFDSRKPCCTPTDRAQVYDPATDAWTPLPAVPGRGMTHAGMTTDGTDIFFAGGYVANSAWTAQVYGTRAVWRYNVAGRSYSRLPDLPVDTAAGQLEELNGDLHYFGGTNPERTRDLGDHYVLKAGTSAWTPAAPLPLPRHHLASAVVGGRIYAIGGQVGHDSKLVTQAAAHVYDPATDAWSALAPLPRARSHMGNSTFLLAGRIVVAGGETSHDVPMTDVTAYDPAKNTWTPMSPLPQARASGVAGAIGTGFVFTGGTSTATGWKATPTP, from the coding sequence ATGACCACTCCCTCTGACTCTGGATCAGGAGCGTCCGGCCACGGCACAGGCAGGCCGAACCGGATCGCCCGCGCGGCCCTCGCCCTCACTCTCGCGGGCCTGCTGGGCGCCTGCGGATCGCCCGCAAACCCCGGTTCCGGCCCCTCCGGCGGCCCCGGGCCAGGGCCGACCGACCCCTATGCCGGCGGAAAGACCCACCCCTGGAGCGACGCCGATCCCATGGCAGCCGCAGTTCCCAGTGGCCTGCACGATCTGGACACCTTGCCTTCCCTCTCTGCCAGCAACAGCTGGGGGCCTATAGAGAAGAACCTCAGCAATGGCGAGCAGGGGAAAGGAGACGGCCGACCCCTGAGCGTGGGGGGCGAGACGTTCGCCAGGGGCCTGGGGATGCACGCCCAGGGCCAGATCCGCTACCGGCTGGACGGACGCTGCACGTCGCTGACGGCCAGGGTTGGGATAGACGATGAGGTGGGCAACCGGGGCAGCGCCGCCTTCCTGGTCTCCGGAGACGGCGTCAGACTGTTCGACAGCGGCCTTCGCCGGGGCGGCGAGAGAGCCCTGGGGCTGACCGTCAGGCTGAGCGGAGTCAGGGAGCTGACCCTGACAGTCACCGACGGTGGCGACGGGATCGCCTACGACCACGCGGACTGGGCCGCCGCGACCCTGGACTGCCGGGTCAGCCCCCCGCCCCCCGCGCCGAGCGCGTTCACGTACGCCGCCGTGGCCGCCCAGCCCGACCGGGTCTCCGAGGCCCAGGGCGAGGTCGTCGGCGGCCGGCTCTACGTGTTCGGCGGCTTCGACAGCCGCAAGCCCTGCTGCACCCCGACCGACCGGGCGCAGGTGTACGACCCGGCCACCGACGCCTGGACACCCCTTCCCGCCGTGCCCGGGCGGGGCATGACCCACGCGGGCATGACCACGGATGGCACGGACATCTTCTTCGCCGGTGGCTATGTGGCGAACAGCGCCTGGACGGCCCAGGTGTACGGCACGCGGGCCGTCTGGCGCTACAACGTGGCGGGCCGCAGCTACAGCCGTCTGCCGGATCTGCCGGTCGACACCGCCGCCGGCCAGCTGGAGGAGCTGAACGGCGACCTGCACTACTTCGGGGGCACGAATCCGGAGCGCACCAGGGATCTGGGCGACCACTATGTCCTAAAAGCGGGCACCAGCGCCTGGACACCGGCGGCGCCGCTCCCCCTTCCCCGGCACCACCTGGCGTCGGCGGTGGTCGGCGGCCGGATCTACGCCATCGGTGGGCAGGTCGGGCACGACTCCAAGCTGGTCACCCAGGCTGCCGCGCATGTCTACGACCCGGCCACGGACGCCTGGAGTGCCCTGGCGCCGCTTCCCCGCGCCCGCAGCCACATGGGCAACTCGACCTTCCTGCTGGCCGGGAGGATCGTGGTGGCCGGCGGCGAAACCAGCCACGACGTCCCCATGACCGACGTGACGGCCTACGACCCCGCAAAGAACACCTGGACGCCCATGAGTCCGCTGCCCCAGGCGCGGGCCTCGGGAGTCGCGGGCGCGATCGGGACGGGCTTCGTGTTCACGGGAGGCACCTCCACCGCCACCGGGTGGAAGGCCACGCCGACGCCCTGA
- a CDS encoding TrmB family transcriptional regulator, with translation MSAVIHLQALGLTEYEARAYTALLALGRAVPARVARQAGIPRPKIYETLERLEGRGLAAKVGQNPLEYAPLSAREYLSRARRSFDDRLGALERDLTRLAPDPAPEAVYHLYGEAAIRSLCEDLTLNARRSLHMAGDTALSGRLERLTPRGVDLHVSALADLPSIAAQGQRAFLLARDGEAAVIAHFIDETGVGEAHGVHTHNPVIIHLIEGYVGLAARHAQVAP, from the coding sequence TGTGATCCATCTTCAAGCGCTGGGCCTCACCGAATACGAGGCCCGCGCCTACACGGCGCTCCTCGCGCTCGGGCGGGCGGTGCCGGCCCGGGTCGCGCGTCAGGCGGGGATTCCGCGCCCCAAGATCTACGAGACCCTGGAACGACTGGAAGGGCGGGGCCTGGCCGCCAAGGTCGGTCAGAACCCCCTGGAATACGCGCCGCTGAGCGCCCGTGAATATCTGTCGCGGGCCCGCCGCTCCTTCGACGACCGGCTGGGCGCCCTGGAGCGCGATCTGACCCGGCTGGCCCCCGACCCGGCCCCCGAAGCCGTCTACCACCTCTACGGGGAAGCCGCCATCCGCAGTCTGTGTGAGGATCTGACCCTCAACGCCCGCCGCAGCCTGCATATGGCGGGCGACACGGCCCTTTCGGGTCGCCTGGAACGGCTGACCCCACGCGGCGTGGATCTGCATGTGAGCGCACTCGCGGATCTGCCCAGCATCGCGGCCCAGGGCCAGCGCGCCTTCCTGCTGGCCCGCGACGGCGAGGCCGCCGTCATCGCCCATTTCATCGACGAGACAGGCGTGGGCGAGGCGCACGGCGTCCACACCCACAACCCGGTCATCATCCACCTGATTGAGGGGTACGTGGGGCTGGCTGCCCGTCATGCCCAGGTCGCCCCCTGA